In Thermodesulforhabdus norvegica, the DNA window TCCCATCCCGAACACGGAAGTTAAGCCCCTCAGCGCCGATGATACTGCGGGGGAAACCCCGTGGGAAAGTAGGTCGCCGCCGATCCTTTTTTATTTTTATTACAGGATTCTGACTTTCAGTGTATCGTCCCGAGGATTTACCTTTTCAATTTCCGCCCTTATAACCTGTCCCGTTGCAATCTTTTCAGCTCCCGTTTTTACTACATTTGTCTCCAGCATGTACTCAGGTAAAACGAGATGAAAAGACCGTTCGTTCTGATCCAGTACAAGCGCCTCCACTTCCTTTATTGCATGCTGCTTCAGGTACTTCAGTATCCAGTATCTGTTCCACCTGCGTGATACGTATGCAATCTTCGGCAAGGTTGCATTCATCTCGGTTATGATCGTGTCAAGTTTTTCCTGATCGTAATATGGTTCACCCTTGAGCAGATAGTGCCTTAATTGACGTTGCATGACCAGATCGACATATCTGCGAATAGGAGATGTAATGCTTACGTAGCAATCCAGCCCCAGGCTGCAGTGTCTCTCAGGGGTCATGGAAAACTCTGCCCGCGCTAAAAGACGCCTTTTGTGAAGCATATAAAACAGCGGATGATCGCTTGCACCGGGAATTTCCTCTTCCTCTCTCGGTTCACTCTGACAACGATAAATTGCAGGAATTGAATGTTCCTGAAAAAACCTTGCAGCCAGAGAATTTGCGGCTATCATCCATTCCGATACGAGAATCTGAGAAGGTTCGTCTTGAGTGTAGCGCTTCAGATGGATTGTGCCGTCTTCGTCAACTAAGGCCTGGACCTCCGGTACATGAATAATCAGAGCGCCTTTTTCAACTCTCCTTTCCTGAAGCCTTCTCGCCACATTGTGTAGCACCCGTAGTTCCGGGTCCGTTTCTATCATTCTGTTTGCCTCGTCGTAAGTAAGTCTTTTTTTTACGCAAACGAAGCTGGGTATTATTTCTTCCGAAAGGATGTTGCCCTCTGCATCTACCCGAAACAGGAAACTGATGGCGCGGCGCTTCTTTCCCTGTACGAGGCTACAAAGATCTTCGGACAGCCTTATGGGAAGCATTGGGATTCTTTCGTCCGGCAGATAGGCCGTCGACATTCTGGATCGTGCA includes these proteins:
- a CDS encoding ribonuclease catalytic domain-containing protein, whose translation is MNRKEEILPGTVVEFFQDQEVYCAVVTGTKNQRLLVLSEANRELNISRSRILGVLGPRIDINKSRDEIIDALKRISSARSEKSKKLDIEELWALVEEEGESGFTIQELAGFMYEDPDPEQMAALQRALINDKLLFQYKAGIFYPRSRENVEQKKIQIEREEERKREVAEGAKWLKTLTKGHIKEQEPPCEIVNKIVERIKDFAIRSGDSPHFGFVKELFKEAELNVDPQVAFRILVKAGIWKEDENLLLYQFDIPRDFNRETLEFAEKIDESSHEDALDALRRDLTTEPTFSIDGPETRDIDDALSVSFLSEGIYLIGVHITDVSSYVQPDDPLDRSARSRMSTAYLPDERIPMLPIRLSEDLCSLVQGKKRRAISFLFRVDAEGNILSEEIIPSFVCVKKRLTYDEANRMIETDPELRVLHNVARRLQERRVEKGALIIHVPEVQALVDEDGTIHLKRYTQDEPSQILVSEWMIAANSLAARFFQEHSIPAIYRCQSEPREEEEIPGASDHPLFYMLHKRRLLARAEFSMTPERHCSLGLDCYVSITSPIRRYVDLVMQRQLRHYLLKGEPYYDQEKLDTIITEMNATLPKIAYVSRRWNRYWILKYLKQHAIKEVEALVLDQNERSFHLVLPEYMLETNVVKTGAEKIATGQVIRAEIEKVNPRDDTLKVRIL